From a single Paenibacillus sp. FSL W8-0426 genomic region:
- a CDS encoding serine/threonine protein kinase: protein MNQPDWFQAEKALQQIRVIGSDRNELVDIIGRAQGVRCIGTGTDAAVFAYDGLPQYAFKVYSDHALDKLDHEKKVYERLRGLPYFPTYYGSGPNMIVISHEAGPTLLECLEQGIPVPEQVMLDVDAARAAVRERGLNPRDIHLKNVLLQNGRAKVLDVSEYIQDGNDNRWEHLVWAYYNVYPRIEGTPISPRMLQTIKWAYNQLDQANIKLEDLSKKANRLFSRFLK, encoded by the coding sequence ATGAATCAACCCGATTGGTTCCAGGCAGAAAAAGCGTTGCAGCAGATCCGGGTCATCGGAAGCGACCGGAACGAACTCGTCGACATTATCGGGCGCGCCCAAGGCGTCCGTTGCATCGGCACAGGCACGGATGCAGCCGTATTTGCCTATGACGGGTTGCCGCAATACGCCTTCAAAGTGTACTCGGATCATGCTCTGGACAAGCTCGATCATGAAAAAAAAGTCTATGAGCGGCTTCGCGGCCTGCCCTATTTTCCTACCTATTACGGCAGCGGCCCCAACATGATCGTAATCAGCCATGAAGCCGGACCAACGCTGCTGGAGTGCCTGGAGCAAGGCATCCCTGTACCCGAGCAGGTCATGCTCGACGTGGACGCCGCACGTGCAGCGGTCCGAGAACGGGGGCTGAACCCCCGCGACATCCATTTGAAAAACGTACTGCTCCAAAACGGGCGAGCCAAGGTACTCGATGTCTCGGAATATATCCAGGACGGCAATGACAACCGCTGGGAGCATCTCGTCTGGGCCTATTACAACGTGTATCCACGCATTGAGGGCACCCCGATCTCCCCGCGCATGCTGCAGACGATTAAATGGGCCTACAACCAACTGGATCAGGCCAATATCAAATTGGAGGACTTGTCAAAGAAGGCCAATCGCCTGTTTTCGCGATTTCTGAAATGA
- a CDS encoding PD-(D/E)XK nuclease family protein produces MAQYPQWSYSQSRANMFDECLRKYYYHYYGAHNGWKTDQADDMTVRLYRLKQLSNLYLVFGDLVHRMCESAVRSRDEGRERPRVPFLEQTMRKLLNEAYLQSMDAEQWRQDPKNRVMLSEMYYGDDTLQERIGTIKERITACVNSLYDTLTWEDLARASTQILEIEKWDTMMLHDTRVYVKMDLLYRRGNGNIVIVDWKTGKEEDFSDQLLLYAAYVREHYRVPLEQIELRVEYLLNGTYKQYAATQEDLARAEEKVGRYIEEMKSCVADEYYNRPKDISFFTPMPSRRACRDCNFREVCSERVM; encoded by the coding sequence ATGGCACAATATCCGCAGTGGTCTTATTCGCAGTCGCGGGCCAATATGTTCGATGAGTGCCTGCGCAAATATTATTATCATTATTATGGTGCCCACAATGGCTGGAAGACCGATCAAGCCGATGATATGACGGTCCGCCTTTATCGTTTGAAACAGCTTAGCAATCTGTATCTCGTCTTTGGTGACCTGGTGCACCGGATGTGCGAATCGGCCGTGCGCAGCAGGGATGAAGGACGGGAAAGGCCGCGCGTGCCTTTTCTGGAACAGACGATGCGCAAGCTGCTGAATGAGGCGTACCTGCAGTCGATGGACGCGGAGCAGTGGAGGCAAGATCCCAAAAACCGGGTTATGCTGTCCGAAATGTACTACGGGGACGACACGCTCCAGGAGCGGATCGGAACGATCAAAGAACGCATTACCGCCTGTGTGAACAGTCTGTACGATACGTTGACCTGGGAAGACTTGGCGCGCGCAAGCACGCAAATTCTGGAGATCGAGAAATGGGATACGATGATGCTGCACGATACGCGGGTGTACGTCAAGATGGACTTGTTGTATCGGAGAGGCAACGGCAACATCGTGATCGTGGATTGGAAAACGGGCAAGGAAGAAGATTTCTCGGACCAGCTCCTGCTGTATGCCGCATATGTAAGAGAGCACTATCGGGTGCCGCTGGAGCAGATCGAGCTGCGGGTGGAGTATCTGCTGAACGGAACGTACAAGCAATATGCAGCTACGCAAGAGGATTTGGCGAGGGCGGAGGAAAAAGTCGGACGGTATATCGAGGAGATGAAGTCCTGCGTGGCGGACGAGTATTACAACAGGCCAAAAGACATTTCGTTCTTCACCCCGATGCCTTCGCGCCGGGCTTGCCGGGATTGCAATTTCCGCGAGGTATGCAGCGAACGCGTGATGTGA
- the ald gene encoding alanine dehydrogenase codes for MRIGIPKEIKNNENRVAITPAGAADFVRAGHQVVIEQGAGLGSGFTDGEYQAAGAVVTAQAKTVWAEADMILKVKEPLASEYEYFRPGLILFTYLHLAAEPELAAALVQSRVTALAYETLEVNGSLPLLTPMSEVAGRMAAQIGAQLLEKPKGGKGILLSGVPGVSRGKVTIIGGGTVGTNAAKIAIGLGADVAILDLNLNRLRQLDDIFGNQIQTLVSSPSNIAAAVAGTDLLICAVLIPGAKAPKLVTEQMVTAMAPGSVIVDVAIDQGGIVETIDHITTHDHPTYVKHGVVHYAVANMPGAVPRTSTVALTNATMPYALQLANQGAAAAIRGSSSIRSAVNALNGHITYEAVARDLGHAYVPPGQALQDGADVQ; via the coding sequence ATGAGAATCGGAATTCCCAAAGAAATCAAAAACAATGAAAACCGCGTTGCCATTACCCCTGCCGGGGCCGCTGATTTCGTCCGGGCCGGCCATCAGGTGGTCATTGAACAAGGTGCGGGACTCGGCAGCGGCTTTACCGACGGCGAGTATCAGGCCGCAGGCGCGGTCGTGACGGCACAGGCCAAGACGGTATGGGCGGAAGCCGACATGATTCTTAAGGTGAAGGAGCCGCTGGCCAGCGAGTACGAATACTTCCGTCCCGGACTGATTCTCTTCACCTACCTGCACTTGGCTGCAGAGCCCGAACTGGCCGCTGCGCTGGTGCAGAGCCGAGTGACGGCCTTGGCCTACGAGACGCTTGAAGTCAACGGATCGCTCCCGCTGCTCACGCCGATGAGCGAGGTCGCCGGGCGCATGGCAGCCCAGATCGGTGCCCAACTGCTGGAGAAACCCAAAGGCGGCAAAGGCATTTTGCTCTCCGGCGTGCCCGGCGTGAGCCGCGGCAAGGTTACGATCATCGGCGGAGGCACGGTGGGCACCAATGCGGCCAAAATCGCCATCGGGCTGGGAGCGGACGTCGCCATCCTCGATCTGAATCTGAATCGGCTGCGCCAGCTGGACGATATTTTTGGCAACCAGATTCAGACGCTGGTATCCAGTCCGTCCAACATTGCGGCCGCCGTGGCCGGAACCGACCTGCTCATCTGCGCGGTGCTGATTCCGGGCGCCAAAGCGCCCAAGCTGGTCACCGAGCAGATGGTCACCGCCATGGCACCCGGTTCGGTGATCGTGGACGTGGCGATTGATCAGGGCGGGATCGTCGAGACGATCGACCACATCACCACTCACGACCATCCGACCTATGTGAAACATGGCGTCGTGCATTACGCGGTGGCGAACATGCCTGGCGCCGTTCCGCGTACTTCCACGGTGGCGCTGACCAACGCCACCATGCCCTATGCGCTGCAGCTGGCAAACCAGGGTGCAGCCGCCGCGATTCGCGGCAGTTCGTCCATTCGCAGCGCGGTGAACGCGCTGAATGGACATATCACGTACGAGGCGGTTGCCCGCGATCTCGGGCACGCCTATGTACCGCCCGGACAGGCGCTGCAAGACGGCGCCGACGTCCAGTAA
- a CDS encoding ATP-binding protein: MENSDERRFDSHFDHDKRFVGRAKELKLLNRWFGDPGAPLTIFSVTGMGGIGKSSLLSEMLEISRDRGATAIWMDGRSCGPTPSIFLEYLSSTIGLEMMGSESEFGPLHVLTQASARNRLVIAVDNYEELALLEHWFMEVFVSKLPTSGVLIVLASRPEPVLTWKSHPRLQQLFVRMPLQHFTDEEITAYIAGAGLPNRSVEGKIARMTDGHPLGLALAVEAADQSRDVPLSEWTEMSHAISARLLLELTSPRLHPMIEVLTLLETANQEVLSAVLQSEVTTEEYHALRRMSFIRSGPNGLALHDMARIHLLRDFRQREPRRLQQMRVRIANLLRPLHEKARSHDQRQIARKMLLLCQESMLQHRQYADVSADALFTPMEVMRTEDLPALQRLMQHWTEYSVEPWQAPPYRPFLDELAERYPEGIVLMRDRSGDPISMFITVLVHRESSKLLMKYFPVEMQECFTPEELDCDPDETDTHYAVMVTAKNDVRGYTREELVGYMCLDRLSLLGDGTRVMLVATNPYLKLFLQSIGFQMRKTRSRVCDLYDQPADVMYLDFRNGRFGDWVMSLLNPETENGKFHQNAADEKRRAWSEADMRKLLSNLHSPADLQEYAAQMKDMKDGMQLQLHILDMLEGRKPGISDQDQRLLHAHYWTHAGNPTAAAEACSMSRATFYRHLRNALIRLARMI, from the coding sequence ATGGAAAACAGTGACGAGAGACGGTTTGACAGCCACTTTGATCATGACAAACGTTTTGTTGGACGAGCGAAGGAATTGAAGTTGTTGAATCGCTGGTTTGGCGATCCGGGAGCACCCCTTACCATTTTTTCGGTGACGGGTATGGGGGGGATCGGGAAATCCTCGCTGCTGTCGGAAATGCTGGAGATATCCCGTGACCGGGGAGCAACGGCCATCTGGATGGACGGCAGGTCCTGCGGTCCGACGCCTTCGATCTTTTTGGAATACCTCTCTTCAACGATCGGACTGGAGATGATGGGGAGCGAAAGCGAGTTCGGTCCGCTGCATGTTCTGACTCAAGCCTCGGCTCGGAATAGGCTGGTGATTGCCGTGGACAATTATGAAGAGCTGGCTTTGCTGGAGCATTGGTTCATGGAAGTGTTTGTCTCCAAGCTGCCGACCAGCGGCGTATTGATCGTGCTCGCTTCGCGCCCAGAGCCTGTGCTGACATGGAAATCGCACCCCCGCTTGCAGCAGCTTTTTGTGCGGATGCCCTTGCAGCATTTTACGGATGAGGAAATTACGGCATATATTGCAGGGGCAGGATTGCCGAACCGAAGCGTTGAAGGCAAGATAGCGCGCATGACGGACGGCCATCCGCTGGGGCTTGCCTTGGCGGTTGAGGCAGCGGACCAAAGCCGGGATGTGCCGTTATCCGAGTGGACGGAAATGTCGCACGCGATCAGCGCCAGGCTGCTGCTGGAGCTGACGTCGCCGCGGCTGCACCCGATGATCGAGGTGCTGACGCTTCTGGAAACCGCAAATCAGGAAGTGTTGTCCGCCGTGCTGCAATCCGAGGTGACTACCGAGGAATATCACGCCCTGCGGCGCATGTCTTTTATTCGTTCCGGCCCGAACGGTTTGGCCTTGCATGACATGGCAAGAATTCATCTGCTTCGGGACTTCAGGCAGCGTGAACCCCGGCGCCTGCAGCAGATGCGTGTACGGATCGCCAATCTGTTAAGGCCGCTGCATGAAAAGGCGAGATCGCATGATCAGCGGCAAATCGCAAGAAAGATGCTGCTGTTATGCCAGGAATCGATGCTGCAGCATCGCCAATACGCAGACGTGTCGGCGGATGCCTTGTTTACGCCGATGGAAGTGATGCGGACCGAGGATTTGCCTGCGCTTCAACGTTTGATGCAGCATTGGACCGAGTATAGCGTGGAGCCTTGGCAGGCGCCTCCTTACAGACCGTTTTTGGATGAGTTGGCCGAACGTTATCCGGAAGGAATTGTGCTCATGCGGGACAGGTCGGGTGACCCGATCTCCATGTTTATAACCGTGCTTGTGCATCGGGAGAGCAGCAAGCTGCTGATGAAATATTTTCCTGTCGAGATGCAGGAGTGCTTCACCCCCGAAGAGCTGGATTGCGACCCGGACGAGACGGATACGCATTATGCCGTTATGGTCACGGCAAAAAACGATGTGAGGGGATACACGCGGGAAGAACTCGTCGGATACATGTGCCTGGACCGGCTGTCCCTGCTTGGCGATGGGACCAGGGTTATGCTGGTGGCGACCAATCCGTATCTTAAACTGTTTTTGCAGAGCATCGGCTTTCAAATGAGAAAAACCCGAAGCCGCGTTTGTGATTTGTATGACCAGCCTGCGGATGTCATGTACCTGGATTTTCGCAATGGCCGATTCGGAGATTGGGTGATGTCACTGCTGAATCCGGAAACGGAGAACGGGAAGTTTCATCAGAACGCTGCGGACGAGAAACGCCGGGCCTGGTCCGAGGCGGATATGCGTAAACTGTTGTCCAACTTGCATTCCCCGGCAGATTTGCAGGAATACGCTGCGCAAATGAAAGACATGAAGGATGGCATGCAGCTGCAATTGCATATTCTGGACATGCTGGAGGGAAGAAAGCCGGGGATTAGCGATCAGGACCAACGATTGCTGCATGCCCACTATTGGACGCATGCCGGCAATCCGACTGCCGCGGCAGAGGCTTGCTCCATGAGCAGGGCCACCTTTTATCGCCACCTGCGCAATGCGTTGATCCGGTTGGCGCGAATGATATAG
- a CDS encoding sigma 54-interacting transcriptional regulator produces the protein MKHLLPDLMSLLRTDLRKWDRDPSLPLPAIPSSANWAEVIACFNESPYLLIQDEGPPQGYIASADVLQHMLQAHRLLEAYLETTLETAGSALTLIDEEAKVAYWTSGAEHVFSIRKEDIVGQPAADFFPPERLQSLKTLYTGETVYRKQHQPRPDLFALINARPVVLDGCIVGAVAAEVDITTEIRLHQELLHMSSKVQHLEKTVARLRPDSDPFAGIKGSSPGLKQCLETIRKISTTSATVLILGESGTGKELFAKAIHDLREPQTAPFIAINCGAIPASLFESELFGYEKGAFSGADPKGKKGKIELADGGTLFLDEIGEMPLELQVKLLRVLQEKSYFPVGGTRMKQANCRIIAATNQNLLGMIANNQFREDLYYRLNVINLVIPPLRMRKEDIYELTRTFLQEFSLLYNRHIESLPSEVFKMLFSYDWPGNVRELRNVIERIAILTTDGEVRPEYLPESLTASMDPKPSTTEGSMPLRSMPARSSLHSAGAVRDTNQAGNEGLLFEVSPLAYKKQMDAYESDLLLQCLETVGGNKRMLAKRLGISRATLYNRMKRLGL, from the coding sequence ATGAAACATTTGCTTCCTGACCTCATGTCCCTTTTGCGGACAGACCTGAGAAAGTGGGATCGGGATCCTTCCCTCCCCCTGCCTGCAATCCCTTCTTCTGCAAATTGGGCCGAGGTTATTGCCTGTTTCAATGAGAGTCCTTACTTGTTGATTCAAGACGAAGGCCCGCCGCAGGGATATATTGCCTCAGCGGATGTTTTGCAGCACATGCTGCAGGCTCATCGCCTCCTGGAGGCTTATTTGGAAACCACGTTGGAAACCGCAGGTTCAGCGCTGACCCTGATCGATGAAGAAGCGAAGGTGGCGTATTGGACGTCCGGTGCCGAGCACGTTTTTTCCATCCGCAAAGAAGACATCGTCGGGCAGCCGGCTGCAGACTTCTTCCCGCCTGAGCGGCTTCAGTCGCTCAAAACGTTGTATACCGGCGAAACGGTCTACCGCAAACAGCATCAGCCCCGGCCCGATCTGTTTGCCCTCATCAACGCGCGTCCAGTGGTGCTCGATGGATGCATCGTGGGCGCGGTTGCGGCCGAAGTAGACATCACCACTGAAATTCGCCTGCACCAGGAATTGTTACATATGTCATCCAAAGTCCAGCATTTGGAGAAGACGGTCGCCCGTCTGCGCCCCGATTCCGATCCGTTTGCGGGAATCAAGGGCAGCAGTCCGGGACTGAAGCAGTGTCTGGAAACGATTCGCAAGATCAGTACAACCTCGGCTACCGTGCTTATTCTCGGGGAGAGCGGAACAGGCAAGGAGTTGTTCGCCAAAGCCATTCATGACCTGCGCGAACCGCAGACTGCACCTTTTATTGCCATTAACTGCGGTGCCATACCCGCTTCCTTATTTGAGAGCGAGTTGTTCGGATACGAGAAAGGGGCATTTTCCGGTGCTGACCCCAAAGGTAAAAAGGGGAAAATTGAACTTGCCGACGGAGGCACGCTCTTTTTGGACGAAATCGGCGAAATGCCCTTGGAGCTTCAGGTAAAGCTGCTGCGCGTGCTGCAAGAGAAAAGTTACTTTCCCGTTGGCGGAACGCGCATGAAGCAGGCCAATTGCCGGATTATCGCCGCTACCAATCAAAACCTGTTAGGCATGATTGCGAACAACCAGTTTCGGGAAGATCTCTACTATCGTCTGAATGTCATCAATCTCGTCATCCCTCCGCTGCGCATGCGCAAGGAAGACATATACGAATTGACGCGGACATTCCTTCAAGAGTTTTCCCTGCTATACAACCGCCATATCGAATCGCTCCCTTCGGAAGTGTTCAAGATGCTCTTCAGCTATGACTGGCCCGGAAACGTCAGGGAACTCCGAAACGTGATCGAACGCATTGCCATCCTGACGACGGACGGGGAGGTCAGGCCTGAATATTTGCCGGAATCCCTCACCGCTTCCATGGATCCGAAACCGTCCACAACGGAAGGGAGCATGCCGCTTCGATCCATGCCAGCACGGTCCTCTCTCCATTCGGCCGGGGCCGTGCGTGATACAAACCAAGCCGGAAACGAAGGTCTGCTCTTCGAAGTCTCCCCCCTGGCCTATAAAAAGCAGATGGATGCATACGAATCGGATCTTCTGCTCCAATGCCTGGAAACGGTTGGAGGCAACAAACGTATGCTGGCGAAGCGGCTCGGCATTTCCAGGGCAACGCTCTATAACCGCATGAAGAGGCTCGGTCTGTGA
- a CDS encoding proline dehydrogenase family protein, whose product MSMGTEMYRKTLLTVAGNKTIERLSVKYGKRLASKFIAGSTLDEALEEIRILNNKGIMATLDHLGEGITRLSEAALYRDEYIRLVEGITRYRVNSNVSLKPTQMGLALDPEEGYRNIRAVAAEAKLHDLFVRIDMEDSPFTQATLDIVRRLHAEGLDNTGTVLQAYLHRSEQDTRDMIREGIKLRLVKGAYKEPAAVAYQNASEVMEQFKSMIRQHLDQGVYTAVASHDDQLISWTKQYAKDRAISPDAFEFQMLYGLRMNEQERLAREGYRVRCYVPYGTMWYPYYTRRLAEKPANLWMVVKNMFR is encoded by the coding sequence ATGAGTATGGGAACGGAAATGTACCGCAAAACGTTGCTGACCGTCGCAGGCAATAAAACCATCGAGCGTCTGTCCGTCAAATACGGCAAAAGGCTGGCAAGCAAATTTATCGCAGGCAGCACGCTGGATGAAGCTCTCGAAGAAATTCGCATCCTGAACAACAAAGGCATTATGGCCACATTGGACCATCTGGGGGAGGGCATTACCCGTTTGAGCGAGGCAGCCTTGTACCGGGACGAATACATTCGGCTCGTGGAGGGCATCACGCGCTATCGCGTCAACTCCAACGTGTCTTTGAAGCCAACCCAGATGGGCCTTGCACTTGATCCTGAAGAGGGATATCGGAATATCCGTGCGGTGGCCGCCGAGGCCAAGCTGCATGATCTTTTCGTGCGGATCGATATGGAGGACAGCCCGTTTACCCAGGCTACCTTGGACATCGTTCGCCGTCTTCACGCAGAAGGGCTCGATAACACGGGGACCGTGCTGCAAGCCTATTTGCACAGGAGCGAGCAGGATACGCGGGACATGATCCGTGAAGGCATCAAGCTCCGCCTCGTTAAGGGGGCATACAAAGAGCCTGCCGCAGTAGCTTATCAGAACGCCTCCGAGGTCATGGAACAGTTCAAATCCATGATTCGCCAGCATCTCGACCAAGGCGTCTATACGGCGGTTGCCTCTCACGATGATCAACTTATTTCATGGACCAAACAGTACGCCAAAGACCGCGCCATCTCTCCCGATGCATTCGAGTTTCAAATGTTATACGGACTGCGCATGAACGAACAGGAGCGGCTCGCTCGGGAAGGGTATCGCGTTCGCTGCTACGTTCCCTATGGAACCATGTGGTACCCGTATTACACGCGGCGTCTGGCCGAGAAACCGGCAAATCTCTGGATGGTCGTTAAAAACATGTTCAGATAG
- the pruA gene encoding L-glutamate gamma-semialdehyde dehydrogenase, whose translation MNIPFVNEPFTPFSIPANKEAFEQALRKVESELGKDYPLIIGGQKITSPRRLNSVNPAAKDQVVGTVYQADRELAERAVQTAAETFNRWKHTDPNERARYLYKAAAIMRRRKHEFSAWMVYEAGKTWPEADADTAEAIDFMEFYAREMQRLSEPQPLTRIAGEDNELSYIPLGVGVVIPPWNFPLAIMAGMTSAAFVSGNTVVLKPASTTPVIAAKFMELLAEAGVPDGVVNYLPGPGSEVGDYLVDHALTRFISFTGSKDVGLRINERAARTAPGQKWIKRVIAEMGGKDSIIVDGESDLELAAESITASAFGFSGQKCSACSRAIVHKDVYDEVLRKVIERTKKLTMGSPVEAGSHVGPVIDDKAYAKIKEYIEVGKQEGRLMLGGETGDVQGYFIEPTIIADVDPLARIAQEEIFGPVLAFIKANTFEESLQIANNTDYGLTGAVISRNREHLELARREFFAGNLYFNRKCTGALVGTHPFGGFNMSGTDSKAGGRDYLLLFTQAKLVSEKY comes from the coding sequence ATGAACATTCCTTTTGTTAACGAACCGTTCACGCCATTTAGCATCCCGGCCAATAAGGAAGCATTCGAACAAGCGCTGCGCAAGGTGGAATCCGAACTCGGAAAAGACTATCCCCTTATCATTGGCGGGCAAAAAATAACGAGTCCCCGTAGGTTAAACTCCGTGAACCCGGCCGCCAAGGATCAGGTCGTTGGCACCGTTTATCAGGCAGACCGGGAACTGGCGGAGCGGGCTGTCCAGACGGCTGCCGAGACGTTTAACCGCTGGAAGCATACCGATCCGAACGAACGCGCACGGTATTTATATAAGGCAGCAGCGATCATGCGCCGCCGCAAGCATGAGTTTTCCGCCTGGATGGTATATGAAGCGGGCAAAACATGGCCTGAAGCAGATGCGGACACGGCCGAGGCCATCGATTTCATGGAATTTTACGCCAGGGAAATGCAGCGCCTCAGCGAACCCCAGCCCTTGACCCGCATTGCAGGCGAAGACAATGAGCTGTCGTATATCCCGCTAGGCGTAGGCGTCGTCATTCCGCCGTGGAATTTCCCGCTCGCCATCATGGCTGGCATGACGTCGGCCGCGTTCGTTTCCGGCAATACCGTCGTTTTGAAACCGGCCAGCACTACGCCGGTAATTGCGGCCAAATTCATGGAACTGCTGGCTGAAGCGGGCGTGCCGGATGGCGTCGTGAATTATTTGCCGGGGCCGGGCAGCGAAGTGGGGGATTATTTGGTCGATCATGCGTTAACGCGTTTCATCAGCTTTACGGGCTCCAAAGATGTCGGTTTGCGAATCAATGAACGCGCAGCCCGCACGGCGCCGGGACAGAAATGGATCAAACGGGTGATTGCCGAAATGGGAGGCAAGGATTCCATCATCGTGGACGGCGAAAGCGATCTGGAGCTGGCTGCGGAATCCATTACCGCATCGGCGTTCGGGTTCTCCGGCCAGAAATGTTCCGCGTGTTCCCGTGCCATCGTTCATAAAGATGTATATGATGAAGTGCTGCGCAAAGTGATTGAGCGGACGAAGAAGCTTACGATGGGCAGTCCGGTTGAAGCAGGAAGCCATGTGGGTCCCGTCATTGACGACAAGGCCTACGCCAAAATCAAGGAATATATCGAAGTGGGCAAACAAGAAGGACGATTGATGCTCGGCGGGGAAACAGGGGATGTCCAAGGTTATTTTATCGAGCCAACCATCATTGCCGATGTCGATCCGCTCGCCCGAATTGCGCAGGAGGAAATTTTTGGACCCGTGCTCGCCTTTATTAAGGCAAACACATTTGAAGAGTCGCTGCAAATAGCGAACAATACCGATTATGGCCTGACAGGTGCGGTTATCTCGCGTAATCGTGAACATCTGGAGCTGGCGCGGCGCGAGTTTTTTGCAGGCAATCTGTATTTCAACCGGAAATGCACGGGCGCATTGGTAGGCACCCATCCGTTCGGGGGATTCAATATGTCAGGGACGGATTCAAAAGCAGGCGGCAGAGATTATTTGCTGCTTTTCACGCAGGCGAAGCTGGTGTCGGAAAAATATTAA